In Streptomyces sp. NBC_01707, a genomic segment contains:
- the purM gene encoding phosphoribosylformylglycinamidine cyclo-ligase: MSETTGASYAAAGVDIEAGDRAVELMKEWVKKTRRPEVLGGLGGFAGLFDASALKRYERPLLASATDGVGTKVDLARQMGVYDTIGHDLVGMVVDDLVVCGAEPLFMTDYICVGKVHPERVASIVKGIAEGCVLAGCALVGGETAEHPGLLGPDDFDVAGAGTGVVEADRLLGPDRIRKGDAVIAMASSGLHSNGYSLVRHVVFDRAGWALDRDVEEFGRTLGEELLEPTKIYSLDCLALTRTTEVHGFSHVTGGGLANNLARVIPDGLHATVDRSTWTPGAVFDLVGKAGQVEQLELEKTLNMGVGMIAIVPAESVDVALTTLADRGVDSWVAGEITDRGTHTTGAELTGSYAR; encoded by the coding sequence ATGTCTGAGACAACAGGTGCTTCCTACGCGGCAGCGGGCGTCGACATCGAGGCCGGTGACCGTGCCGTCGAGCTCATGAAGGAGTGGGTGAAGAAGACGCGGCGCCCCGAGGTCCTCGGCGGCCTCGGCGGTTTCGCCGGCCTCTTCGACGCCTCGGCGCTCAAGCGTTACGAGCGTCCGCTCCTCGCCTCCGCCACCGACGGCGTCGGCACGAAGGTCGACCTCGCCCGCCAGATGGGCGTGTACGACACCATCGGTCACGACCTCGTCGGCATGGTCGTCGACGACCTGGTCGTCTGCGGCGCCGAGCCGCTCTTCATGACCGACTACATCTGCGTCGGCAAGGTGCATCCCGAGCGTGTCGCGTCCATCGTGAAGGGCATCGCCGAGGGCTGTGTCCTGGCGGGCTGCGCCCTGGTCGGCGGCGAGACCGCCGAGCACCCGGGACTGCTCGGCCCCGATGACTTCGATGTCGCCGGTGCCGGTACGGGCGTGGTCGAGGCCGACCGGCTGCTCGGCCCGGACCGTATCCGTAAGGGTGACGCGGTCATCGCGATGGCGTCGTCCGGACTTCACTCCAACGGGTACTCGCTCGTCCGCCACGTCGTCTTCGACCGGGCCGGCTGGGCGCTGGACCGCGACGTCGAGGAGTTCGGCCGCACGCTCGGCGAGGAGCTCCTGGAGCCCACCAAGATCTACTCGCTGGACTGCCTGGCACTGACCCGTACGACCGAGGTGCACGGCTTCAGCCACGTCACCGGCGGCGGCCTCGCCAACAACCTCGCCCGGGTCATCCCGGACGGGCTGCACGCCACGGTCGACCGCTCCACCTGGACGCCCGGCGCGGTCTTCGACCTGGTCGGCAAGGCCGGTCAGGTCGAGCAGCTGGAGCTGGAGAAGACGCTCAACATGGGTGTCGGCATGATCGCGATCGTCCCCGCGGAATCGGTGGACGTCGCGCTCACGACGCTGGCCGACCGCGGAGTCGACTCCTGGGTCGCCGGCGAGATCACGGATCGTGGCACGCACACGACGGGTGCCGAGCTCACGGGTTCGTACGCGCGGTAG
- the hrpA gene encoding ATP-dependent RNA helicase HrpA — MSTSFADLQSQLGQLSLRDAHRLGRRLEGARRIRKPDAQKAVLDEIATQAGKAAERLAGRAARVPALSYPEELPVSQKKDEILEAIRDHQVVIVAGETGSGKTTQIPKICMELGRGVRGMIGHTQPRRIAARTVAERVADELRTPLGEAVGWKVRFTDQVNPDATYLKLMTDGILLAEIQTDRELLAYDTIIIDEAHERSLNIDFLLGYLARLLPKRPDLKVVITSATIDPERFARHFGDAPIVEVSGRTYPVEVRYRPLLEEEGDDSDRDQITAICDAVDELQAEGPGDVLVFLSGEREIRDTADALNKKNLRHTEVLPLYARLSHAEQHRVFQRHTGRRIVLATNVAETSLTVPGIKYVIDPGNARISRYSHRTKVQRLPIERISQASANQRKGRCGRTSDGICIRLYSEDDFLTRPEFTDAEILRTNLASVILQMTAAGLGDIEKFPFIDPPDHRNIRDGVQLLQELGALDPDEKDPKKRLTQLGRKLAQLPVDPRLARMVIEADRNGCTREVMVIAAALSIQDPRERPSDKQTQADQQHARFKDETSDFLAFLNLWRYIREQQKERGSSSFRRMCKQEYLNFLRIREWQDIYAQLRTVAKQMGMHLEEPSADLAAPEQAVHTSLLAGLLSHIGLKDTEKNEYLGARSAKFAVFPGSALFKKQPRFVMSAELVETSRLWARVNAKVEPEWIEPLAQHLLKRTYSEPHWEKDQAAVMAYERVTLYGVPIVAQRKINFGRIDAETSRDLFIRNALVEGDWRTHHQFFHDNRKLLGEVEELEHRARRRDILVDDETLFDFYDQRIPEHVVSGAHFDSWWKHKRRDEPDALDFERSMLINEKAGAVTKDDYPDSWRQGKLKFKVTYQFEPGADADGVTVHVPLQVLNQVTSEGFDWQIPGLREEVVTELIRSLPKPIRRHYVPAPNYAGKFLDRAVPLQEPLAATLARELQRMVGVPVSADDFDLSRIPDHLKITFRIVDERRRKVAEDKDLEALKLQLRPKARQALSKAAAATAGPSGESIERSGLTDWTIGTLNRVFETRRAGQPVKAYPALVDQGETVAVRLFDTEAEQLQSMWHGTRKLILLNIPVNPAKFASDKLTNQQKLALSRNPHGSIQALFEDCATAAADRLIAAHGGPAWDEESFRKLYDKVRADLVALTEHTVAQVQQVLAAWQACERRLKATNSLVLVNNVTDVRDQLAALVPPGFVTKTGLRRLPDLMRYLVAADRRLQQMPTAVQRDTTRMEKVHEMQDEYAWLLEQMPQGRPVPQEVLDIRWMIEELRVSYFAHALGTAYPVSDKRIVKAIDAAAP; from the coding sequence ATGTCTACTTCCTTTGCCGATCTCCAGTCCCAGCTCGGACAGCTCTCGCTCCGCGACGCGCACCGGCTCGGCCGCCGCCTCGAAGGGGCGCGCCGGATCCGTAAGCCCGACGCCCAGAAGGCCGTGCTGGACGAGATCGCCACCCAGGCCGGGAAGGCAGCCGAGCGGCTCGCAGGGCGCGCCGCGAGGGTGCCTGCTCTCTCGTACCCGGAAGAGCTTCCGGTCAGTCAGAAGAAGGACGAGATCCTGGAGGCGATACGCGACCACCAGGTCGTGATCGTCGCCGGTGAGACCGGCTCCGGCAAGACCACGCAGATCCCCAAGATCTGTATGGAGCTGGGGCGCGGTGTCCGGGGCATGATCGGGCACACCCAGCCGCGCCGGATCGCGGCCCGTACGGTCGCCGAGCGCGTCGCCGACGAGCTGAGGACCCCGCTCGGCGAGGCCGTCGGCTGGAAGGTCCGCTTCACCGACCAGGTGAACCCGGACGCCACGTATCTGAAGCTGATGACGGACGGCATCCTGCTGGCCGAGATCCAGACGGACCGCGAGCTGCTCGCGTACGACACGATCATCATCGACGAGGCCCACGAGCGGTCTCTGAACATCGACTTCCTGCTCGGCTATCTGGCCAGGCTGCTGCCCAAGCGCCCCGATCTGAAGGTCGTCATCACCTCGGCGACCATCGACCCCGAGCGCTTCGCCCGGCACTTCGGTGATGCACCGATCGTCGAGGTCAGCGGGCGTACGTATCCGGTCGAGGTGCGCTACCGGCCGCTCCTCGAAGAAGAGGGCGACGACTCCGACCGCGACCAGATCACCGCGATCTGCGACGCCGTCGACGAGCTGCAGGCGGAGGGCCCCGGCGATGTCCTGGTCTTCCTCTCCGGCGAGCGCGAGATCCGCGACACGGCGGACGCCCTGAACAAGAAGAACCTCCGCCACACCGAGGTGCTCCCGCTCTACGCGCGCCTGTCGCACGCCGAGCAGCACCGGGTGTTCCAGCGCCACACCGGCCGCAGGATCGTTCTGGCGACGAACGTCGCCGAGACCTCGCTGACCGTCCCCGGCATCAAATACGTGATCGACCCGGGCAACGCCCGGATCTCCCGCTACAGCCACCGCACCAAGGTCCAGCGGCTGCCCATCGAGCGGATCTCGCAGGCCAGCGCCAACCAGCGCAAGGGCCGCTGCGGCCGTACGTCGGACGGCATCTGCATCCGGCTGTACTCCGAGGACGACTTCCTGACCCGCCCGGAGTTCACGGACGCGGAGATCCTCCGCACGAACCTGGCGTCCGTCATCCTCCAGATGACCGCGGCCGGCCTCGGAGACATCGAGAAGTTCCCCTTCATCGACCCGCCGGACCACCGCAACATCCGCGACGGTGTGCAGCTTCTCCAGGAGCTCGGCGCACTGGACCCGGACGAGAAGGATCCGAAGAAGCGGCTGACGCAGCTGGGGCGGAAGCTCGCGCAGCTGCCCGTCGACCCCCGCCTCGCCCGCATGGTCATCGAGGCCGACCGCAACGGCTGCACGCGCGAGGTCATGGTGATCGCCGCCGCCCTCTCCATCCAGGACCCGCGCGAGCGGCCCTCGGACAAGCAGACGCAGGCCGATCAGCAGCACGCCCGCTTCAAGGACGAGACGTCGGACTTCCTGGCGTTCCTGAATCTGTGGCGGTACATCCGCGAGCAGCAGAAGGAGCGCGGCTCGTCCAGCTTCCGCCGGATGTGCAAGCAGGAGTATCTGAACTTCCTGCGCATCCGCGAATGGCAGGACATCTATGCGCAGCTGCGCACGGTCGCCAAGCAGATGGGCATGCATCTCGAGGAGCCCTCGGCGGACCTGGCCGCGCCCGAGCAGGCGGTGCACACCTCGCTGCTGGCCGGGCTGCTGTCGCACATCGGCCTGAAGGACACCGAGAAGAACGAGTACCTGGGTGCGCGCAGCGCCAAATTCGCGGTCTTCCCCGGTTCGGCGCTGTTCAAGAAGCAGCCGCGGTTCGTGATGTCGGCCGAGCTGGTCGAGACGTCCCGGCTGTGGGCGCGGGTCAATGCCAAGGTCGAGCCGGAGTGGATCGAACCGCTGGCCCAGCATCTGCTGAAGCGCACGTACAGCGAGCCGCACTGGGAGAAGGACCAGGCGGCGGTGATGGCGTACGAGCGGGTCACGCTGTACGGCGTGCCGATCGTGGCCCAGCGCAAGATCAATTTCGGCCGGATCGACGCCGAGACGTCCCGCGATCTCTTCATCCGGAACGCACTGGTCGAGGGCGACTGGCGGACGCACCATCAGTTCTTCCACGACAACCGCAAACTCCTCGGCGAGGTCGAGGAGTTGGAGCACCGGGCGCGCCGCCGCGACATCCTCGTGGACGACGAGACGCTCTTCGACTTCTACGACCAGCGGATTCCCGAGCACGTCGTCTCCGGCGCGCACTTCGACTCCTGGTGGAAGCACAAGCGCCGCGACGAGCCGGACGCGCTCGACTTCGAGCGCTCGATGCTCATCAACGAGAAGGCCGGGGCCGTCACCAAGGACGACTACCCGGACTCCTGGCGGCAGGGGAAGCTCAAATTCAAGGTGACCTACCAGTTCGAGCCCGGCGCGGACGCGGACGGTGTGACCGTCCATGTCCCCCTCCAAGTGCTCAACCAGGTCACCTCGGAGGGCTTCGACTGGCAGATCCCGGGTCTGCGCGAAGAGGTGGTCACCGAGCTGATCCGGTCGCTGCCCAAGCCGATCCGCCGGCACTACGTGCCCGCGCCGAACTACGCGGGCAAGTTCCTGGACCGGGCGGTGCCGCTGCAGGAGCCGCTGGCGGCCACACTCGCGCGTGAGCTCCAACGGATGGTCGGCGTCCCGGTCTCCGCCGACGACTTCGACCTGTCCCGGATCCCGGACCACCTGAAGATCACGTTCCGGATCGTCGACGAGCGGCGCCGCAAGGTGGCCGAGGACAAGGACCTGGAGGCGCTGAAGCTCCAGCTGCGCCCCAAGGCCCGTCAGGCCCTCTCCAAGGCCGCTGCGGCCACCGCGGGCCCGTCGGGTGAGTCCATCGAGCGCTCGGGCCTCACGGACTGGACGATCGGCACCCTGAACCGGGTCTTCGAGACCCGGCGGGCAGGCCAGCCGGTCAAGGCGTACCCGGCGCTGGTCGACCAGGGCGAGACCGTGGCCGTACGGCTCTTCGACACCGAGGCCGAGCAACTGCAGTCCATGTGGCACGGCACCCGGAAGCTGATCCTGCTGAACATCCCGGTGAACCCGGCCAAGTTCGCCTCGGACAAGCTGACGAACCAGCAGAAGCTGGCCTTGTCCCGCAACCCGCACGGCTCCATCCAGGCGCTGTTCGAGGACTGCGCGACGGCGGCGGCGGACCGGCTGATCGCCGCCCACGGCGGTCCCGCGTGGGACGAGGAGTCGTTCCGGAAGCTGTACGACAAGGTCCGCGCCGATCTCGTCGCACTGACCGAGCACACCGTCGCGCAGGTGCAGCAGGTGCTGGCCGCCTGGCAGGCCTGCGAGCGGCGCCTGAAGGCCACCAACAGCCTCGTCCTGGTCAACAACGTCACCGATGTGCGGGACCAGCTCGCGGCCCTCGTACCGCCGGGTTTCGTCACGAAGACCGGGCTGCGCAGGCTGCCCGACCTGATGCGCTACCTGGTCGCCGCGGACCGCCGGCTGCAGCAGATGCCGACGGCCGTCCAGCGCGACACCACGCGCATGGAGAAGGTCCACGAGATGCAGGACGAGTACGCCTGGCTGCTCGAACAGATGCCGCAGGGCAGGCCCGTTCCGCAGGAGGTCCTGGACATCCGCTGGATGATCGAGGAGCTCCGGGTCAGCTACTTCGCGCACGCCCTGGGCACCGCGTACCCCGTCTCCGACAAGCGGATCGTGAAGGCGATCGACGCCGCGGCGCCGTGA
- a CDS encoding putative leader peptide, whose translation MQPLGDRSVTLVERRHVDLGRVASAICRCV comes from the coding sequence ATGCAGCCTCTCGGTGACCGTTCGGTCACGCTCGTGGAGCGCCGCCACGTCGATCTGGGACGTGTCGCGAGCGCCATCTGTCGCTGCGTCTGA
- a CDS encoding DUF6274 family protein: MAASTARHETRALLRAHLAAASGYRHLTRHCPICHRLLRLAMEPTTDSVEPATGFLGYVTASGPARAPEPPAPPAATSAGVPDTAAAATPTHASDTSADEVTAEGESLSPHGQEQGISFLGSGAIDPGKTRAV, translated from the coding sequence ATGGCGGCATCCACGGCAAGGCACGAGACCCGCGCGCTGCTGCGCGCCCACCTGGCGGCCGCTTCCGGCTATCGACACCTCACCCGGCACTGCCCGATCTGCCATCGCCTCCTGCGGCTCGCCATGGAGCCCACCACCGACTCCGTGGAGCCCGCCACGGGCTTCCTCGGGTACGTGACGGCCTCCGGGCCCGCGCGCGCCCCTGAACCCCCGGCCCCGCCCGCCGCGACGTCAGCAGGCGTTCCGGACACCGCCGCGGCCGCCACGCCCACCCACGCCTCCGACACGTCGGCCGACGAGGTGACGGCCGAGGGGGAAAGCCTGTCGCCCCATGGCCAGGAGCAAGGAATTTCCTTTCTCGGCAGTGGCGCGATCGACCCTGGCAAGACTCGGGCCGTGTGA
- a CDS encoding Glu/Leu/Phe/Val dehydrogenase dimerization domain-containing protein, protein MTDVTDGVLHTLFHSDQGGHEQVVLCQDRASGLKAVIAIHSTALGPALGGTRFYPYASEEEAVSDALNLARGMSYKNAMAGLDHGGGKAVIIGDPEKIKTEELLLAYGRFVASLGGRYVTACDVGTYVADMDVVARECRWTTGRSPENGGAGDSSVLTAFGVFQGMRASAQHLWGDPTLRGRKVGVAGVGKVGRHLVEHLLKDGAEVVITDVRDESVRRITEAHPEVTVAADTATLIRTEGLDIYAPCALGGALNDDTVPVLTAKVVCGAANNQLAHPGVEKDLADRSILYAPDYVVNAGGVIQVADELHGFDFDRCKAKASKIFDTTLAIFARAKDDGIPPAAAADRIAEQRMAEARRR, encoded by the coding sequence GTGACCGATGTGACCGACGGCGTCCTGCACACCCTGTTCCACTCGGATCAGGGGGGCCACGAGCAAGTCGTGCTCTGCCAGGACCGTGCCAGCGGCCTCAAGGCCGTCATCGCCATCCACTCCACCGCCCTGGGCCCGGCCCTCGGCGGCACCCGCTTCTATCCGTACGCCTCCGAGGAGGAGGCCGTCTCGGATGCGCTGAACCTGGCGCGCGGCATGTCGTACAAGAACGCCATGGCCGGTCTCGACCACGGCGGCGGCAAGGCCGTCATCATCGGCGACCCCGAGAAGATCAAGACCGAGGAACTGCTGCTGGCCTACGGCCGGTTCGTGGCCTCGCTCGGCGGGCGCTACGTGACCGCCTGCGACGTCGGCACCTACGTCGCCGACATGGACGTCGTCGCCCGCGAGTGCCGGTGGACCACCGGTCGCTCCCCGGAGAACGGTGGCGCCGGCGACTCCTCCGTCCTCACCGCCTTCGGCGTCTTCCAGGGCATGCGGGCCTCGGCCCAGCACCTCTGGGGCGACCCGACGCTGCGTGGCCGGAAAGTGGGGGTCGCGGGCGTCGGCAAGGTCGGCCGCCACCTCGTCGAGCATCTGCTGAAGGACGGCGCCGAGGTCGTCATCACGGACGTACGTGACGAGTCGGTACGCCGGATCACCGAGGCCCACCCCGAGGTCACGGTCGCCGCCGACACCGCCACGCTGATCCGCACCGAGGGCCTCGACATCTACGCCCCTTGCGCGCTCGGCGGCGCGCTGAACGACGACACCGTTCCGGTGCTCACGGCCAAGGTGGTGTGCGGTGCGGCCAACAACCAGCTCGCGCACCCGGGTGTCGAGAAGGACCTCGCGGATCGTTCGATCCTCTACGCCCCCGACTACGTGGTGAACGCGGGCGGTGTCATCCAGGTCGCCGACGAACTGCACGGCTTCGACTTCGACCGGTGCAAGGCGAAGGCGTCGAAGATCTTCGACACCACGCTCGCCATATTCGCACGTGCGAAGGATGACGGCATTCCGCCGGCCGCGGCGGCCGACCGGATCGCCGAGCAGCGGATGGCCGAGGCCCGCCGCCGCTGA
- a CDS encoding DsbA family protein translates to MPTPKMSSPKPSVRKPLLYGTGVVLTAALFGYASYRATAPDHSASDSSYVAEVTADPDAGVYPELAKLARRDPGDKLAQGRADAPVVLIEYANFRCGYCGQFARDTESALVKKYVGNGTLRIEWRNFPIFGAESEAAARAAWAAGQQGRFWQFHAAAYAEGVKEKGFGKARLRALARQAGVADLDRFARDADSAAASAAVSRDQEQGYGIGATSTPSFLINGRPIAGAQSLEVFTQAIDAAADRAANTKDAKGADK, encoded by the coding sequence ATGCCCACGCCCAAAATGTCCTCGCCGAAACCGTCCGTCAGGAAGCCGCTGCTCTACGGCACCGGCGTCGTCCTCACCGCCGCGCTGTTCGGCTACGCCTCCTACCGGGCCACCGCGCCGGACCACTCGGCTTCCGATTCCTCGTACGTCGCCGAGGTCACCGCCGACCCGGACGCCGGCGTCTACCCCGAGCTGGCGAAGCTTGCCCGTCGCGACCCCGGCGACAAGCTGGCGCAGGGCCGGGCGGACGCGCCCGTCGTCCTCATCGAGTACGCCAACTTCAGGTGCGGCTACTGCGGCCAGTTCGCCCGCGACACCGAATCCGCTCTGGTGAAGAAGTACGTCGGCAACGGCACCCTGCGCATCGAATGGCGCAACTTCCCGATCTTCGGCGCCGAGTCCGAGGCGGCCGCGCGCGCCGCCTGGGCGGCCGGACAGCAGGGCCGCTTCTGGCAGTTCCATGCCGCCGCGTACGCCGAAGGGGTCAAGGAGAAGGGCTTCGGCAAGGCGCGGCTGAGGGCCCTCGCCCGGCAGGCGGGGGTGGCGGACCTCGACCGGTTCGCCCGCGACGCCGACAGTGCCGCCGCGTCCGCCGCGGTCAGCAGGGACCAGGAGCAGGGATACGGGATCGGTGCCACCTCCACCCCGTCGTTCCTGATCAACGGCCGCCCGATCGCCGGCGCCCAGTCGCTGGAGGTCTTCACCCAGGCGATCGACGCGGCGGCAGACCGGGCCGCGAACACCAAGGACGCCAAGGGCGCCGACAAGTGA
- a CDS encoding DUF3073 domain-containing protein: MGRGRAKAKQTKVARQLKYSSGGTDLSRLANELGASPSSQPPNAEPFEDDDEEDDPYAQYADLYNDDEDEDEDDQSGPSSQRRGA, encoded by the coding sequence ATGGGGCGCGGCCGGGCAAAGGCCAAGCAGACAAAGGTCGCCCGCCAGCTGAAGTACAGCAGCGGCGGGACTGACCTGTCGCGTCTGGCCAATGAGCTGGGCGCATCGCCTTCGAGTCAACCACCGAACGCAGAGCCGTTCGAGGACGACGACGAGGAAGATGACCCGTACGCACAGTACGCGGATCTGTACAACGACGACGAGGACGAGGACGAGGACGATCAGTCCGGTCCGTCGTCACAGCGCCGCGGCGCTTGA
- the bldC gene encoding developmental transcriptional regulator BldC codes for MTARTPDAEPLLTPAEVATMFRVDPKTVTRWAKAGKLTSIRTLGGHRRYREAEVRALLAGIPQQRSEA; via the coding sequence ATGACCGCTCGCACCCCTGATGCCGAGCCGCTGCTGACCCCGGCTGAGGTTGCCACGATGTTCCGCGTGGACCCGAAGACGGTCACCCGTTGGGCGAAGGCAGGCAAGCTCACGTCCATCCGCACGCTCGGTGGACATCGCCGGTACCGCGAGGCAGAGGTCCGCGCACTGCTTGCGGGTATTCCGCAGCAGCGCAGCGAGGCCTGA
- the purF gene encoding amidophosphoribosyltransferase, with amino-acid sequence MPRGDGRLNHDLLPGEKGPQDACGVFGVWAPGEEVAKLTYFGLYALQHRGQESAGIAVSNGSQILVFKDMGLVSQVFDETSLGSLQGHIAVGHARYSTTGASVWENAQPTFRATAHGSIALGHNGNLVNTAQLAEMVADLPRKDGRATQVAATNDTDLVTALLAGQTDDDGKPLTIEEAAGKVLPDVKGAFSLVFMDEHTLYAARDPQGIRPLVLGRLERGWVVASESAALDICGASFVREIEPGELVAIDENGLRTSRFAEAKPKGCVFEYVYLARPDTDIAGRNVYLSRVEMGRKLAAEAPVEADLVIATPESGTPAAIGYAEASGIPFGAGLVKNAYVGRTFIQPSQTIRQLGIRLKLNPLKEVIKGKRLVVVDDSIVRGNTQRALVRMLREAGAAEIHIRISSPPVKWPCFFGIDFATRAELIANGMSVDEICTSMGADSLAYISLDAMIEATTIAKPNLCRACFDGEYPMELPDPELLGKQLLETELAAGPAATAAADALRRP; translated from the coding sequence GTGCCCCGTGGTGATGGACGACTCAACCACGACCTGCTCCCCGGAGAGAAAGGCCCCCAGGACGCTTGTGGCGTCTTCGGTGTCTGGGCTCCGGGTGAAGAGGTCGCCAAGCTCACCTATTTCGGACTGTATGCCCTGCAGCACCGTGGACAGGAGTCCGCGGGCATCGCAGTGAGCAACGGGTCCCAGATCCTGGTCTTCAAGGACATGGGACTGGTCTCGCAGGTCTTCGACGAAACGTCTCTGGGATCTCTCCAGGGCCATATCGCGGTCGGTCATGCCCGCTACTCCACCACCGGTGCCTCGGTGTGGGAGAACGCGCAGCCGACGTTCCGTGCGACCGCGCACGGCTCGATCGCCCTGGGTCACAACGGCAACCTGGTCAATACGGCCCAGCTCGCCGAGATGGTCGCCGACCTTCCCCGCAAGGACGGTCGCGCCACCCAGGTCGCCGCGACGAACGACACCGACCTGGTGACCGCTCTGCTCGCCGGCCAGACCGACGACGACGGCAAGCCGCTCACCATCGAGGAGGCTGCCGGCAAGGTGCTTCCCGATGTGAAGGGCGCCTTCTCGCTCGTCTTCATGGACGAGCACACCCTCTACGCCGCCCGCGACCCGCAGGGCATCCGCCCGCTGGTCCTCGGCCGGCTGGAGCGCGGCTGGGTGGTGGCATCGGAATCCGCCGCCCTCGACATCTGCGGCGCCAGCTTCGTCCGCGAGATCGAGCCGGGCGAACTCGTCGCCATCGACGAGAACGGTCTGCGCACTTCGCGGTTCGCTGAAGCGAAGCCCAAGGGCTGTGTCTTCGAGTACGTCTACCTGGCCCGCCCCGACACCGACATCGCCGGGCGGAACGTGTACCTCTCCCGCGTGGAGATGGGCCGCAAGCTGGCCGCCGAGGCCCCGGTCGAGGCCGATCTGGTCATAGCGACACCGGAGTCCGGCACCCCCGCCGCCATCGGTTACGCGGAGGCCAGCGGCATCCCGTTCGGTGCCGGTCTGGTCAAGAACGCTTACGTCGGCCGGACCTTCATCCAGCCGTCCCAGACCATTCGCCAGCTGGGTATCCGCCTCAAGCTGAACCCGCTCAAGGAAGTCATCAAGGGCAAGCGCCTGGTGGTCGTCGACGACTCGATCGTCCGCGGCAACACGCAGCGCGCACTGGTCCGGATGCTCCGTGAGGCCGGCGCCGCCGAGATCCACATCCGGATCTCGTCCCCGCCGGTGAAGTGGCCCTGCTTCTTCGGTATCGACTTCGCGACCCGCGCCGAGCTGATCGCCAACGGCATGTCCGTCGACGAGATCTGCACGTCGATGGGGGCCGACTCGCTCGCGTACATCTCGCTCGACGCGATGATCGAAGCGACGACGATCGCCAAGCCGAACCTGTGCCGTGCCTGCTTCGACGGCGAGTACCCGATGGAGCTCCCGGACCCGGAGCTGCTCGGCAAGCAGCTGCTGGAGACCGAGCTGGCGGCGGGCCCCGCGGCCACCGCCGCGGCCGACGCCCTGCGTCGTCCGTGA